A single genomic interval of Calditrichota bacterium harbors:
- a CDS encoding ABC transporter ATP-binding protein — protein sequence MIASLLETHRRTSILEMMRYLWPYMMRYKKKVFFGFLFIGLSNFIGIVPPAIVKNAIDYIKDTVEINQLLKFAGLIIVFTALSGFFRFLMRRTVIVVSRLVENDLRNALFKKLQSLDRNWYQHNNTGDIMSRLTNDLNAIRAVLGPGVMYTVNLVTMFIFVTVMMFNISPLMTLIALLPVPVMGIVVNRIGAVIHKRYLAVQEQFARISTKAQENLSGMRIIKSYVLEDSELNHFNELNDDYIKKNMAHARVQAAFQPSMMLIVGIGSALILLFGGKLIISGVITLGDFVAFTLYMGMLIWPSIALGWVMGIFLQGTAAFKRLQGIYNANVDIEERDSQLLEKVDGKIQFMNLTFSYPQTDLNVLNDIQLDIHSGEIIAVVGRTGAGKSSLMHLLTREFDAPAKSVFVDGRDILDIELESLRAAIGYIPQDTFLFSETIRDNIAFGVNGASNEEIEWAAKMAQIHDSILDLPDGYDTMLGERGINVSGGQKQRLAIARAILKQPRILLLDDALSAVDTITEEAILNNLREVMKGKTCLWVSHRISSIKGADKIIVLEQGKIEEQGTHEDLLLNNGLYANLYEKQKLEETLELTE from the coding sequence ATGATTGCATCGTTACTAGAAACACATAGGAGAACTTCCATTTTAGAAATGATGCGCTACTTGTGGCCCTATATGATGCGCTACAAGAAAAAAGTATTTTTCGGCTTCCTGTTTATAGGCCTTTCAAATTTTATTGGCATTGTCCCGCCGGCCATTGTTAAAAATGCCATCGATTATATTAAAGACACTGTTGAGATAAACCAGCTGCTTAAGTTTGCAGGTTTAATAATCGTCTTCACAGCATTAAGCGGATTTTTCCGTTTCCTGATGCGCCGGACAGTAATTGTGGTTTCCCGCCTGGTGGAAAATGATCTTCGCAATGCTTTATTTAAAAAGCTGCAATCACTGGATCGAAACTGGTATCAACACAATAATACCGGTGACATAATGTCCCGGCTCACAAATGATTTAAATGCTATCCGGGCTGTACTGGGTCCAGGTGTTATGTACACGGTAAACCTTGTCACCATGTTTATTTTTGTAACGGTAATGATGTTCAATATTAGTCCATTAATGACGCTGATCGCCCTTTTACCGGTCCCGGTTATGGGCATCGTTGTAAATCGAATTGGTGCTGTAATCCACAAACGTTATCTGGCAGTACAGGAACAATTCGCACGTATAAGTACAAAAGCGCAGGAAAACTTGTCTGGTATGCGCATAATAAAATCTTATGTTTTAGAAGACAGCGAATTAAACCATTTTAATGAATTGAATGATGATTATATCAAAAAAAATATGGCACATGCCCGCGTACAAGCTGCGTTTCAACCTTCTATGATGTTGATTGTGGGAATTGGCTCTGCGTTAATTTTATTGTTCGGCGGTAAACTTATAATAAGCGGCGTTATTACCCTCGGAGATTTTGTGGCCTTTACTTTGTATATGGGCATGTTGATTTGGCCTTCGATTGCTCTTGGCTGGGTGATGGGTATTTTTCTGCAAGGAACAGCGGCTTTTAAAAGATTGCAGGGAATTTATAATGCAAACGTGGATATCGAAGAGAGGGATAGTCAACTTCTCGAAAAAGTGGATGGAAAAATCCAGTTTATGAACCTCACCTTTTCTTACCCACAAACAGATCTAAATGTACTTAATGACATCCAGCTCGACATTCATTCCGGTGAAATAATTGCTGTTGTTGGACGTACGGGTGCCGGTAAATCCAGCTTGATGCATTTATTGACGCGCGAATTTGATGCTCCTGCAAAATCAGTTTTTGTGGATGGCCGGGATATCCTGGATATTGAATTGGAAAGCCTGCGTGCTGCCATCGGTTACATCCCGCAGGATACGTTTCTTTTTTCTGAGACAATTCGCGATAACATTGCTTTTGGTGTAAATGGTGCTTCTAATGAAGAAATTGAATGGGCAGCAAAAATGGCCCAGATACATGATTCGATTTTGGACTTACCGGATGGCTATGATACTATGCTGGGCGAGAGAGGTATTAATGTTTCGGGAGGGCAAAAGCAGAGACTGGCCATTGCCCGGGCCATCTTGAAACAGCCACGAATTTTATTACTGGATGATGCATTATCCGCCGTAGATACAATCACCGAAGAAGCGATTTTAAACAATTTGCGCGAAGTAATGAAGGGCAAAACATGTCTTTGGGTGTCTCATAGAATTTCTTCCATAAAAGGGGCAGACAAAATAATTGTTCTGGAGCAAGGAAAGATTGAAGAGCAGGGAACACATGAAGATCTTTTGTTAAATAATGGGTTGTATGCCAATCTCTATGAAAAACAAAAGCTGGAAGAAACACTTGAGTTGACAGAGTAG
- a CDS encoding TlpA family protein disulfide reductase: protein MLKKIILVLFFVPLLSPAQNISHLTLNDINGESFSINENLDHDATVILFWATWCKPCKLEFPKVQKVLDRNEDIDIQVLTISQDSPRSLVKVKAFARSHKYDFTYLIDPDKEVGESLLVSVVPHSFLVNKKGEIVYSHVGYREGDEEVLEKEILKLLKTKE from the coding sequence ATGTTAAAAAAAATCATTTTAGTCCTGTTTTTTGTCCCACTATTAAGCCCCGCCCAAAATATATCTCATTTAACTTTGAATGATATAAATGGCGAATCATTTTCTATCAATGAAAACCTGGATCATGATGCAACTGTAATTTTGTTTTGGGCCACCTGGTGCAAACCCTGCAAACTGGAATTTCCAAAAGTGCAGAAAGTTTTAGATAGAAATGAAGATATTGATATTCAGGTTTTGACTATCTCTCAAGATTCGCCCCGCAGCCTGGTTAAAGTAAAAGCATTTGCCCGCTCTCATAAATACGATTTTACGTATTTGATTGATCCGGATAAGGAAGTCGGCGAATCGCTTCTTGTAAGCGTTGTCCCACACTCTTTCCTGGTAAATAAAAAAGGAGAGATTGTTTACAGCCATGTTGGCTATCGCGAAGGTGATGAAGAAGTCCTTGAAAAAGAGATTTTAAAACTGCTTAAAACAAAAGAATAA
- a CDS encoding amino acid carrier protein — protein sequence MGFFDWFLQITTKIDGIMWGPLMIGLLLITGIILTIWTRGIQFTHMWHSLKLIFSKESRSEEGKGDISPFAALMTALAATVGNGNIAGVATAIAIGGPGAPVYMWIAGIFGMATKYAEGFLGVQYREVAPNGTMAGGPMYYVKNGLKNKQWGKILGGAFAIFGVIACLIGTGNMAQSNSMTASLANTINQMFLGGVSGEQAPDYYYFIIGAIIALLVGMVIIGGIKKIGHVSEKLVPAMIVFYIFFALWVIIANFDQIPAAYSVIFASAFGLQPLVGASVGLAIQNGVSRGLLSNEAGLGSAAIAQGASASDAPEKNGLIAMTGVFIDTILVNTMTTLTIVLTGAYTFTQAWRGAGVEGNITSILVTQQAFDSVIPWGLGGTIIAFSSFIFGYTTLIGWSYYGEKCIEYLGGDKVIMPFRYTFIAFLFVGAIITPLAGESLEYLNIVWNLGNIGNALMAVPNLIGLLILGGAVAAYFDVFKKYANFSGRARRREYFTFGIFNLVISFFLGFIEGLLGGPGVVAIIYSLAVLIPGIALSVRRLHDISLSGWWLLIIFVPVIGAVVLLILMILKGADEENEFGSIPEVAKSSFSFI from the coding sequence ATGGGATTTTTTGATTGGTTTCTACAAATTACTACGAAGATAGACGGCATAATGTGGGGGCCTCTAATGATTGGCCTACTTTTAATAACTGGTATCATCCTTACAATCTGGACCCGTGGTATCCAGTTCACACATATGTGGCATTCCTTAAAATTAATCTTTTCCAAAGAATCCCGTTCCGAAGAGGGAAAAGGAGACATTTCACCATTTGCCGCTTTGATGACAGCACTGGCAGCAACTGTTGGAAACGGTAATATTGCCGGTGTAGCAACAGCCATTGCTATTGGTGGGCCTGGCGCACCTGTTTATATGTGGATTGCAGGTATTTTCGGGATGGCTACAAAATATGCTGAAGGTTTTCTTGGTGTTCAATATCGTGAAGTAGCACCCAACGGCACAATGGCCGGCGGACCAATGTATTATGTAAAAAACGGCTTGAAAAATAAGCAATGGGGAAAAATTCTTGGCGGCGCTTTTGCAATTTTTGGTGTGATTGCCTGTTTAATTGGCACTGGAAATATGGCCCAGTCCAACTCAATGACAGCCTCCCTTGCAAATACAATTAACCAAATGTTTCTTGGTGGCGTTTCCGGGGAGCAGGCACCGGATTATTATTATTTCATCATTGGGGCAATAATCGCACTGTTGGTAGGAATGGTCATAATTGGTGGTATAAAAAAAATCGGCCATGTTTCTGAAAAACTTGTACCGGCCATGATTGTTTTCTACATCTTTTTTGCTTTGTGGGTTATTATTGCAAATTTTGATCAAATTCCTGCAGCTTACTCTGTTATCTTTGCTTCTGCTTTTGGTCTGCAACCTTTGGTTGGCGCTTCGGTTGGTTTGGCAATTCAAAATGGGGTTAGTCGCGGATTGCTTTCCAATGAAGCAGGCCTTGGTTCGGCGGCTATTGCGCAGGGTGCTTCTGCCTCTGATGCCCCGGAAAAAAATGGTCTTATAGCCATGACCGGTGTTTTTATTGATACAATTTTAGTGAATACAATGACAACTTTAACAATTGTTTTGACCGGCGCATACACATTTACACAAGCATGGCGTGGTGCAGGTGTTGAGGGAAATATTACCAGCATCCTGGTTACGCAGCAAGCATTTGATAGTGTTATTCCATGGGGATTAGGTGGAACCATTATCGCTTTTTCATCTTTTATATTTGGTTATACAACACTTATAGGTTGGTCTTATTACGGTGAAAAGTGTATCGAATACCTGGGTGGTGATAAGGTAATAATGCCATTCCGTTACACATTTATTGCTTTCTTATTTGTTGGAGCGATTATTACGCCGCTTGCAGGTGAAAGCCTGGAATACTTAAACATTGTTTGGAATCTTGGTAATATTGGAAATGCTTTAATGGCCGTTCCAAACCTTATCGGTCTACTGATTCTTGGAGGAGCCGTAGCAGCTTATTTTGATGTGTTTAAGAAGTACGCTAATTTTTCTGGTCGAGCAAGGCGGCGAGAATACTTTACGTTCGGGATATTTAATTTAGTTATTTCATTTTTTCTTGGATTTATTGAAGGTCTATTGGGAGGCCCAGGTGTTGTTGCGATAATTTATAGTTTGGCGGTTCTAATTCCTGGAATAGCTTTGTCTGTTAGAAGATTACATGATATAAGCCTATCTGGCTGGTGGCTTCTAATTATTTTTGTCCCAGTTATTGGTGCGGTAGTACTTCTAATTCTCATGATTCTAAAAGGAGCAGATGAAGAAAATGAATTTGGGAGCATTCCAGAGGTAGCTAAATCTTCATTTAGCTTTATATAG
- a CDS encoding T9SS type A sorting domain-containing protein: MNKLIRMFFALIMISGISFAQSYSVHFEDSSISGQPMEELIIEGTITNTLESEIVVFITRENQNLPDNWSSSLCFKSCFAPWVSTISDTIPGGGVLNFSIHFNTTTEPGSGEATLSISLENSAEKNDYKLAASTNPTGLETPDGEITSFKLLGNYPNPFNGETQIQFESNLASNNALFRIFNIIGKEVFADNFAVKTGLQKYHLNLNQADLASGIYFYQIIHPGKGHLKQTLFGKFNLIK; this comes from the coding sequence ATGAATAAATTAATACGTATGTTTTTTGCTTTAATTATGATTAGCGGAATAAGCTTTGCACAATCATACAGTGTTCACTTCGAAGATTCCAGCATCAGCGGCCAACCCATGGAAGAGCTGATAATTGAGGGAACTATTACCAACACGTTGGAAAGTGAAATAGTAGTTTTCATAACACGGGAAAATCAGAACCTTCCGGATAACTGGAGCAGCTCACTTTGCTTCAAAAGTTGCTTTGCACCATGGGTTTCTACTATTAGCGATACAATCCCCGGCGGAGGAGTATTGAATTTTAGTATTCATTTTAATACAACAACCGAACCTGGCAGTGGAGAAGCAACATTGTCAATTTCCCTGGAAAACAGTGCAGAAAAAAATGACTATAAATTAGCTGCCTCAACAAATCCTACCGGATTGGAAACGCCAGATGGTGAAATAACTTCTTTCAAACTTCTTGGTAATTATCCAAATCCGTTCAATGGGGAAACGCAAATTCAGTTTGAATCAAATCTGGCTTCAAATAATGCGCTGTTTAGGATTTTTAATATAATCGGAAAGGAAGTTTTTGCTGACAATTTCGCTGTAAAAACAGGTCTTCAAAAATATCATCTAAATTTAAACCAGGCGGATTTAGCAAGCGGCATATATTTTTACCAAATAATACACCCAGGTAAAGGTCATTTAAAACAAACTTTGTTTGGAAAATTTAATCTCATTAAATAA
- a CDS encoding Omp28-related outer membrane protein: MKKYFTLSALLIFIFLFFSQSQAQTRRIVLLEEATNASCGPCAANNPSLQEFCSKNFGGVITVRYHAWWPGSDDPMYGANKSHNENRINYYSINSVPAYTIDGISKGTPGNIPKMRSEMNSQLAKFSPIKINVSAKFAEDSVKTNIQVLGLQDVAATNLKLRVAIIERKKTYNSPPGSNGEKIFHDVMRTMLPTAQGTSIESITNSDSLYYSFSVATKGYWHLDDLAVVAWVQSDDTKEIIQSNINIPTFFMESVSDVENLHIVDPQKTINKDYFIANDNLDTLSLLLKTTDAKGKGDWLYGLSDKVGSFDQKEVTLAPGDTLHFSLEITTPESGFFELNVFAENLSDPGNFGYGVSTNFSAVITANSDILFVDDDGGASFENNFFTALDKLAPGYISVAQGNLQEFLSKTDVQYEAVIWNVSWGFPAFEAADITFMSNYLDNGGNLMLFGQDIGWDIFDSNGSSTSQSAKSFYQNYLDANYDADDAGASKIVGVANDPIGDGFNFNLATPYGSTSNYEESISSKSGTSVAALNYSNGKGAALRHDSGTYKTFYMGIGLEQISGQENRDLLVDRVLSWFGIVTDLEKEIVINPTEFKLAQNYPNPFNPITTINYTIPKSSVVTLTIYDSMGKSVRTLVHKKQNKGAYSISVDADNLASGIYYYTLKAGNFKQTKKMLLVK, translated from the coding sequence ATGAAAAAGTATTTTACTTTAAGTGCATTGTTAATATTTATTTTTCTGTTTTTTAGTCAATCTCAAGCACAAACAAGGCGTATTGTTTTATTGGAAGAAGCAACAAACGCAAGTTGCGGACCTTGTGCTGCAAATAATCCCAGTCTGCAGGAATTTTGCTCTAAAAATTTTGGCGGTGTAATTACTGTACGCTATCATGCCTGGTGGCCAGGAAGCGACGATCCCATGTACGGCGCTAATAAAAGCCATAACGAAAACAGGATAAATTATTATAGTATAAACAGTGTCCCGGCTTATACAATTGACGGCATCTCGAAAGGAACGCCGGGAAATATCCCCAAAATGAGATCAGAGATGAATTCCCAACTAGCCAAGTTTTCACCAATAAAAATAAACGTTTCTGCTAAGTTTGCTGAGGACAGCGTAAAAACAAATATTCAGGTTTTGGGCTTACAGGATGTTGCTGCGACTAACTTAAAGTTAAGGGTTGCCATTATTGAACGTAAGAAAACTTACAACTCTCCTCCAGGATCAAATGGTGAAAAAATTTTTCATGATGTAATGCGCACAATGTTACCGACAGCACAGGGTACATCAATAGAGTCAATTACAAATAGTGATAGCTTATATTATTCATTCTCAGTTGCTACAAAAGGATACTGGCATTTGGATGATTTGGCCGTTGTAGCATGGGTACAATCTGACGACACAAAAGAGATAATTCAATCCAATATAAATATTCCCACCTTTTTTATGGAATCCGTCTCTGATGTTGAAAACCTGCATATTGTTGATCCTCAAAAAACGATAAACAAAGATTACTTTATAGCCAATGATAATTTGGACACGCTTAGTCTTTTACTTAAAACAACAGATGCAAAAGGAAAAGGTGATTGGCTATATGGGTTATCAGATAAAGTCGGCAGTTTTGACCAAAAAGAAGTTACGCTTGCCCCGGGAGACACATTGCATTTCAGCCTTGAAATCACAACTCCGGAAAGTGGTTTTTTTGAGCTAAACGTTTTCGCGGAAAACTTAAGCGATCCGGGAAATTTTGGATATGGGGTCAGCACAAATTTTTCAGCCGTAATTACAGCCAACAGCGATATCCTTTTTGTTGATGATGATGGTGGAGCATCTTTTGAAAACAACTTTTTCACAGCTTTGGATAAACTGGCGCCAGGATATATTTCAGTGGCACAAGGTAATCTTCAGGAATTCTTATCCAAAACTGATGTGCAATATGAAGCTGTTATCTGGAATGTTTCCTGGGGATTTCCTGCATTTGAAGCTGCAGATATTACTTTTATGTCAAACTACCTGGATAATGGCGGTAACCTGATGTTATTTGGACAGGATATCGGTTGGGATATTTTTGATTCAAATGGTTCTTCAACATCCCAAAGCGCAAAATCATTTTATCAGAATTATCTGGATGCAAACTATGATGCAGATGATGCCGGTGCATCAAAAATTGTTGGTGTTGCCAATGATCCTATTGGCGATGGTTTCAATTTTAATTTAGCTACTCCATATGGCTCAACAAGCAACTATGAAGAAAGTATTTCATCAAAAAGCGGAACATCGGTTGCAGCATTAAACTATTCCAATGGCAAAGGTGCTGCCCTGCGCCATGATAGCGGAACTTATAAAACTTTTTATATGGGCATTGGGCTTGAACAAATCAGTGGGCAGGAAAACAGGGATTTACTTGTTGATCGTGTTTTGAGTTGGTTTGGAATTGTTACCGATCTTGAAAAAGAAATAGTAATAAACCCAACGGAATTTAAACTTGCACAAAATTACCCAAATCCTTTTAATCCAATTACAACAATAAATTATACAATCCCAAAGAGCAGCGTTGTAACTTTAACGATCTATGATTCTATGGGAAAAAGTGTCCGGACTCTTGTTCACAAAAAACAAAATAAAGGTGCCTATAGCATTTCAGTTGATGCAGATAATTTAGCATCCGGGATTTATTATTATACCCTTAAAGCCGGAAATTTTAAACAAACAAAGAAAATGTTATTGGTCAAATAG
- a CDS encoding sodium-dependent transporter: MDANRGQWNSKIGFIMAAAGSAIGLGNIWRFPYVAGENGGGAFVLLYIAFVFAIGLPYMYAELSLGRATKKNPVGAIQTILPGSLWKIGGYLGVFIGIGILSFYGVIAGWTILYIYKMMLGDPGGFQELIANPTVVVPLFAFFIFLTGFVVYRGVSEGIERWSKILMPVFFLLLIGIIVFSFTLDGATKGLEFYLKPDFSKITFSTVLAALGQAFFSLSLGMGTMITYGSYISKEDNIITSGIAVAIFDTMIAIMAGLIIFPALFAMGEDPAVGPLLVFVVLPKLFAAMPGGLIVGTIFFILLSVAALTSTISLLEVPVAYVIDEHKLSRPKVVWIVAIIAFILGIPSVLSQGASEFLTNIAIFPESFADPDFLSQMSFLFGDIGLAVGAVILSLFIGWKWGLNKANEEIEIGSPGFGNAKLIWGILIKFVIPLVIFIVLLSTIQIF; this comes from the coding sequence ATGGACGCAAACAGGGGACAATGGAATTCCAAAATTGGTTTTATTATGGCTGCTGCTGGTTCGGCAATTGGTTTAGGAAATATTTGGAGGTTTCCGTACGTAGCAGGTGAAAATGGCGGAGGAGCTTTTGTTTTATTATACATTGCTTTTGTTTTTGCCATAGGATTGCCATACATGTATGCCGAGTTATCTCTTGGGCGTGCAACAAAAAAAAATCCGGTTGGAGCAATTCAAACAATCTTACCGGGTTCTCTTTGGAAAATTGGCGGTTATCTTGGCGTTTTCATTGGGATTGGTATTTTGTCTTTTTATGGCGTTATTGCCGGATGGACAATTTTATACATCTATAAAATGATGTTGGGTGATCCCGGAGGTTTTCAGGAATTAATTGCGAACCCAACAGTTGTTGTTCCACTTTTTGCATTCTTTATATTTCTAACCGGTTTTGTTGTTTATCGTGGCGTTTCTGAAGGAATTGAAAGATGGTCAAAAATATTAATGCCTGTCTTTTTTTTATTGCTAATTGGCATTATTGTTTTTTCTTTCACTCTCGATGGAGCCACAAAAGGGTTAGAATTTTATTTAAAACCAGATTTTTCGAAGATAACATTTTCGACAGTTTTGGCCGCACTCGGTCAGGCATTTTTCTCTCTTAGCCTTGGTATGGGCACTATGATTACTTACGGCTCATATATCAGTAAAGAAGATAATATTATTACATCGGGTATTGCCGTGGCAATATTTGATACTATGATTGCTATCATGGCCGGACTAATAATTTTCCCAGCTCTTTTTGCCATGGGCGAAGATCCGGCGGTAGGGCCACTTCTCGTTTTTGTTGTATTACCAAAACTTTTTGCCGCAATGCCAGGCGGATTAATTGTTGGTACAATCTTCTTTATACTGCTTTCAGTAGCTGCCTTAACTTCAACGATTTCATTGCTTGAAGTACCGGTGGCTTATGTAATTGATGAACACAAATTATCACGCCCAAAAGTAGTATGGATTGTGGCGATTATCGCATTTATATTAGGTATCCCATCTGTGTTGTCGCAGGGGGCATCTGAATTTTTAACAAATATCGCCATCTTCCCGGAATCTTTTGCGGACCCTGATTTTCTTAGCCAGATGAGTTTTCTGTTTGGAGATATAGGACTGGCTGTTGGAGCAGTAATTTTGTCGCTGTTTATTGGCTGGAAGTGGGGATTAAATAAAGCAAATGAAGAGATTGAAATTGGTTCACCCGGTTTTGGGAATGCCAAACTCATTTGGGGAATATTAATAAAATTTGTGATTCCTCTGGTTATTTTTATTGTGTTACTTAGTACCATCCAAATATTTTAG
- a CDS encoding membrane dipeptidase codes for MFLRIFVISFLPLLIFGQSNYKQIHKNALVVDMHADALYSSISSGRNLEKFSKKGHVDLVRIKQGGVDVEFFAIWPDPKKKQSTYKQSVTLLDSLDMILKRNPQKIEKAVSIEEIELISSQNKIVACIGLESGSALDDDLKNLDYFYKRGVRYLSLTWNDSPSWATSAADEIKKSWKRNKGLNEFGREVVKKMNSLGMLVDVSHSGEQTFYDVIETSSKPIIASHSSVYTICPHSRNLKDEQIKALARNGGVMFINFYPGFLVKGFHDTYQQSRKDADVIQDSLRVIDKFDDFDRSAYIYSKINPIYPSVKTVVDHIDYVVKLVGDDYVGLGSDFDGISLTPIGLRDISKMPAITKELVKRGYSEESIRKILGGNFMRVFKLATK; via the coding sequence ATGTTTCTAAGAATATTTGTAATCAGTTTTTTGCCACTGTTGATATTTGGCCAAAGCAATTATAAGCAAATCCATAAAAATGCGTTAGTTGTAGATATGCACGCCGACGCTTTGTACAGTTCAATTTCATCGGGTAGAAACCTTGAAAAGTTTTCAAAAAAAGGTCATGTGGATTTGGTTCGTATAAAACAGGGTGGCGTTGATGTAGAATTCTTTGCAATCTGGCCTGATCCTAAAAAGAAGCAATCAACTTATAAGCAATCAGTTACTTTGCTGGATTCGCTCGACATGATTTTAAAACGTAATCCGCAGAAAATTGAAAAGGCTGTTTCTATCGAGGAGATAGAGCTGATATCATCTCAAAATAAAATTGTTGCCTGTATTGGCCTTGAAAGTGGAAGCGCCCTTGATGATGATCTAAAAAACCTTGATTATTTTTACAAAAGAGGTGTTCGTTATTTAAGTTTAACCTGGAATGACAGCCCTTCCTGGGCAACAAGTGCAGCGGATGAAATAAAAAAATCATGGAAGCGCAACAAAGGGTTGAATGAATTTGGACGTGAAGTAGTTAAAAAAATGAATTCGCTTGGGATGCTGGTCGATGTTTCTCACTCCGGTGAACAAACTTTTTATGATGTGATTGAAACTAGCTCAAAGCCAATAATTGCCTCGCATTCGTCGGTATATACAATTTGTCCGCATAGCCGCAATTTGAAAGATGAACAGATAAAAGCCCTGGCAAGAAACGGTGGGGTTATGTTTATTAATTTTTATCCTGGCTTTTTAGTAAAGGGTTTTCATGATACTTACCAGCAATCCCGAAAAGATGCAGATGTGATTCAGGATTCTTTGAGAGTTATTGATAAATTTGATGATTTTGACAGATCGGCTTATATCTATTCTAAAATCAATCCCATCTACCCATCAGTAAAAACAGTAGTTGATCATATTGATTATGTGGTAAAACTTGTTGGCGATGATTATGTTGGATTGGGTTCAGATTTTGATGGTATTTCACTTACTCCGATTGGTTTGAGAGATATTTCTAAAATGCCGGCGATAACCAAAGAGCTTGTAAAAAGGGGGTATTCAGAAGAATCTATTCGCAAAATTTTGGGTGGTAACTTTATGCGTGTTTTTAAGCTGGCAACAAAATAG
- a CDS encoding PEGA domain-containing protein has product MKRNILFLTFLLCLSCGIKQPVEFTNNIEKAKIIIHSDPKGALIFLNDESTQKFTPDTLTVNPGNHKIQVALNGYQSDQDSFLVTVEPDSVKSIYFLLRKLNSFGELVVETTPANAVLIIDGTPQSKTTPNAFKLSTGPHTIIIKKNGYKDYKLSTNISENQQLVVQKSLQVQNAVLLESFANVSCDPCVPATENLESFSHNNNDSTFFILEYFANWPKSNDPFYQVAPTDVIERVMRYNIGVLPGVRVAGSWTDPYSLSKITDSYSEKYNEMNDEIGVSVSKLLSNDSLKVEVELFQMEEVANLDEMVLFCAITENNISFDSPPGSNGLKDFNWVFRGFLSDKKGDSFAITESVYSKSYSKLWNNNWDYSNIKVIAFLQNKNDKSIKYVSGQ; this is encoded by the coding sequence ATGAAACGTAATATATTATTCCTGACCTTTTTGCTTTGCTTGTCATGCGGGATTAAACAACCGGTAGAATTTACAAACAATATAGAAAAAGCTAAGATCATTATACATTCCGATCCAAAAGGCGCTCTTATATTCTTAAATGATGAATCTACGCAGAAATTTACGCCAGACACACTGACTGTAAATCCCGGAAACCACAAAATACAAGTTGCTTTAAATGGTTACCAATCAGACCAGGATAGTTTTTTAGTTACCGTGGAGCCTGATTCTGTTAAGTCAATTTATTTTCTATTGAGAAAACTAAATTCTTTTGGCGAACTGGTTGTTGAAACGACACCTGCAAATGCTGTCCTAATAATTGATGGAACTCCACAAAGTAAAACAACACCAAACGCATTTAAATTATCAACAGGCCCTCATACTATTATTATCAAAAAAAATGGCTATAAAGATTATAAGTTAAGCACAAACATTTCGGAAAATCAGCAACTAGTTGTCCAGAAATCATTACAAGTACAAAATGCTGTATTGCTAGAGTCTTTTGCGAATGTTTCTTGTGATCCTTGCGTACCTGCCACGGAAAACCTAGAATCTTTTAGCCATAACAATAACGATTCTACATTTTTCATTCTTGAATATTTTGCCAATTGGCCAAAATCAAACGATCCATTCTATCAAGTTGCGCCAACTGATGTTATTGAAAGAGTTATGCGTTATAACATTGGTGTACTTCCGGGAGTAAGGGTTGCCGGATCCTGGACAGATCCCTACTCCTTGTCTAAAATAACTGATTCTTATTCTGAAAAATATAATGAGATGAATGACGAAATTGGTGTAAGCGTAAGTAAGCTGCTTAGTAATGATTCTTTGAAAGTTGAAGTAGAATTGTTCCAAATGGAAGAAGTTGCCAATCTGGATGAAATGGTTTTGTTCTGTGCAATTACAGAAAACAATATTTCTTTTGATTCGCCGCCTGGAAGCAATGGCTTAAAAGATTTTAACTGGGTTTTCAGAGGATTTTTAAGTGATAAAAAAGGCGATAGTTTTGCAATAACAGAATCGGTGTATTCTAAATCTTATTCAAAGTTATGGAATAATAATTGGGACTATTCAAATATTAAAGTGATCGCATTTTTACAAAATAAAAACGACAAATCCATTAAATATGTAAGTGGACAATAA
- a CDS encoding GxxExxY protein, which yields MTRDELNKLSNKIIELAIKVHKTLGPGFLESVYQEALAYELSKSNIAFEKEKGLPVAYEDIKLDIGFRCDFLVEENIIIETKAVKKITEIDSAQLINYLKVTNLKPALLFNFNVKLLKDGMHRFVNNF from the coding sequence ATGACAAGGGATGAACTCAATAAACTTTCAAATAAAATAATTGAATTGGCAATCAAGGTGCACAAAACATTGGGGCCAGGTTTCTTAGAATCTGTTTATCAAGAAGCCCTTGCCTATGAATTAAGCAAAAGTAATATTGCCTTTGAAAAGGAAAAGGGATTACCGGTAGCTTATGAAGATATAAAATTAGATATTGGTTTTAGATGCGATTTTTTAGTTGAAGAAAATATTATTATCGAAACAAAAGCTGTTAAAAAGATAACTGAAATTGATTCAGCACAATTAATAAACTATTTAAAAGTAACGAATCTTAAACCTGCATTACTTTTTAATTTTAATGTGAAGCTTCTTAAAGATGGTATGCATCGTTTTGTAAATAATTTCTAA